A window from Streptomyces subrutilus encodes these proteins:
- a CDS encoding CoA-binding protein, which translates to MYGDPATIRKILTELGDTWAVVGLSGNQDRAAYGVARVLQRFGKRVVPVHPKAETVHGERGYASLEEIPFAVDVVDVFVNSGLAGGVADRAVAIGADAVWFQLGVVDEAAWARTRQAGLEMVMDRCPAIEIPAL; encoded by the coding sequence GTGTACGGCGATCCGGCAACCATCCGCAAGATCCTCACCGAGCTCGGAGACACCTGGGCCGTGGTGGGCCTGTCCGGCAACCAGGACCGCGCGGCGTACGGCGTGGCGCGCGTGCTGCAGCGGTTCGGCAAGCGGGTGGTCCCGGTGCACCCCAAGGCCGAGACGGTGCACGGCGAGCGCGGGTACGCCTCGCTGGAGGAGATCCCGTTCGCGGTGGACGTGGTCGACGTCTTCGTCAACAGCGGGCTGGCGGGCGGGGTCGCCGACCGGGCCGTCGCGATCGGAGCGGACGCGGTCTGGTTCCAGCTGGGCGTGGTCGACGAGGCCGCCTGGGCGCGGACCCGGCAGGCCGGTCTGGAGATGGTCATGGACCGGTGCCCGGCCATCGAGATCCCGGCGCTGTAG
- a CDS encoding acyltransferase: MPKNQNTFSSLTALRRRLANRAVHSGWRWMQRAGAVTAQTPGRLRFGAIGHGTRLAFPQGTVFGEPWIRLGDHCIIGEQVTLTAGMMPDLDLGAEPMLVLGNGVVIGRDSHVIADTRITIGDDTFCGPGVYITSTNHSYDDPHQPVGKQWPRSAPVEIGPGCWLGTGAVVLPGARLGRNVVVAAGAVVRGEVPDHAVVAGAPARIVRRWEPETGWQPPLRTPAPVPIPEDMTPEQLRGLAALAEAEADAAAGQPAG; this comes from the coding sequence GTGCCGAAGAACCAGAACACGTTCTCCTCCCTCACGGCCCTGCGCCGCAGGCTGGCGAACCGCGCGGTCCACAGCGGCTGGCGCTGGATGCAGCGGGCCGGGGCCGTCACCGCGCAGACACCCGGACGGCTGCGCTTCGGCGCGATCGGGCACGGCACGCGGCTGGCGTTCCCGCAGGGCACCGTCTTCGGGGAGCCGTGGATCCGGCTAGGGGACCACTGCATCATCGGCGAGCAGGTCACCCTCACCGCCGGGATGATGCCCGACCTGGACCTGGGGGCGGAGCCGATGCTGGTCCTCGGCAACGGGGTGGTGATCGGCCGGGACAGCCACGTCATCGCCGACACCCGGATCACCATCGGCGACGACACCTTCTGCGGGCCCGGGGTGTACATCACCTCCACCAACCACAGTTACGACGACCCGCACCAGCCCGTCGGCAAGCAGTGGCCGCGCAGCGCACCCGTCGAGATCGGCCCCGGATGCTGGCTGGGCACCGGAGCCGTGGTGCTGCCGGGCGCCCGGCTGGGCCGCAACGTGGTGGTGGCCGCGGGCGCCGTCGTGCGCGGCGAGGTGCCCGACCACGCCGTGGTCGCGGGGGCGCCGGCGCGGATCGTGCGCCGCTGGGAGCCGGAGACGGGCTGGCAGCCGCCGCTGCGCACACCGGCCCCGGTTCCGATCCCCGAGGACATGACCCCGGAGCAGCTGCGGGGCCTGGCGGCGCTGGCCGAGGCCGAGGCGGACGCGGCGGCCGGGCAGCCCGCGGGATAG
- a CDS encoding AAA family ATPase, giving the protein MRLHRLKITAFGPFADPQEIDFDALSGAGIFLLHGPTGAGKTSVLDAVCYALYGSVPGPRQAPGTSLRSDHAAAGTPTEVTLELTAGGRRLEITRRPEQDRPKKRGTGTTKDKAQTWLREHTGDGWAALSRSHQEVGEEVEQLLGMSREQFCQVVLLPQGEFARFLRADEAARGRLLGRLFDTRRFAAVEALLGERRRAAEAKVRAGDEQVLHTAQRLAQAAGDSADLRDWPLPRHQPGDPGLAEAVRAWSAVARCAARERLTVTEYALAAVEGRHAAARRAAEDARELDRLQRRHAETTRRAALLAEEAPERERVRALLDRARRGDLVAPALELRGAAWAAHLAAAHAEAAARAALPPALAEAGAEQLDTLEQRLRGDLGALGAARRAEQRSAGIGRERADLEREARAAEEQDQESGEWLERWDTTRAALAGRVDRAQQAATLAEQLAGRLEPARMQLNAARRRDELAAEADRTAGELLSVREESAAARQRWLELKEARLRGIAAELAEALAAGEPCAVCGSAEHPAPARPAPGHVDRAAEDASHEAFERAEEARGAVERRLAALEEARAEAAGAAGDTTTAALLDLTADLSSRHAAAHADAAALHSARERLARAEREHATRSADRLDAERRAAARASRREALEREQASLEEELALVRGDAPTVAARARTLEDRVRMVSATALALRRADTTAARLKEADDQLADAAFKARFDTVEAAADAVLPAYERTALQHRLDAWQAEEAMLADRLREAGAAEAARLPPAAPEAAEARAVRAAAKLRTAGSAFDAARTRCADLDALSRQAEAELRALGPLREAYERVARLAGLTAGTSADNERKMRLEAYVLAARLEQVAAAATVRLLRMSGGRYTLVHSDARASGRGRSGLGLHVLDSWTGSERDTATLSGGETFFASLALALGLADVVTDEAGGMRLDTLFIDEGFGSLDDQALDEVLDVLDSLRERDRSVGIVSHVADLRSRVQAQLEVVKQRGGSVVRHRTAALTD; this is encoded by the coding sequence ATGAGGCTGCACCGGCTCAAGATCACCGCCTTCGGCCCCTTCGCCGACCCCCAGGAGATCGACTTCGACGCGCTCTCCGGCGCCGGGATCTTCCTGCTCCACGGACCCACCGGCGCCGGCAAGACCTCCGTCCTCGACGCCGTCTGCTACGCCCTCTACGGATCCGTGCCCGGCCCGCGCCAGGCCCCCGGCACCAGCCTGCGCAGCGACCACGCCGCCGCCGGCACCCCGACCGAGGTCACCCTCGAACTCACCGCGGGCGGCCGCCGCCTGGAGATCACCCGGCGCCCCGAACAGGACCGGCCGAAGAAGCGCGGCACCGGCACCACCAAGGACAAGGCGCAGACCTGGCTGCGCGAGCACACCGGCGACGGCTGGGCCGCGCTCAGCCGCTCCCACCAGGAGGTCGGCGAGGAGGTCGAGCAGCTGCTCGGCATGAGCCGCGAACAGTTCTGCCAGGTCGTCCTGTTGCCACAGGGCGAGTTCGCCCGCTTCCTGCGGGCCGACGAGGCCGCCCGCGGCCGACTGCTCGGCCGGCTCTTCGACACCCGCCGCTTCGCCGCCGTCGAAGCCCTCCTCGGCGAACGCCGCCGCGCCGCCGAGGCCAAGGTCCGGGCCGGCGACGAGCAGGTCCTGCACACCGCCCAGCGGCTCGCCCAGGCCGCCGGCGACAGCGCCGACCTGCGCGACTGGCCGCTGCCCCGCCACCAGCCCGGCGACCCCGGACTCGCCGAGGCCGTCCGCGCCTGGTCGGCGGTGGCCCGCTGCGCCGCCCGCGAACGCCTCACCGTCACCGAGTACGCGCTCGCCGCCGTCGAAGGCCGGCACGCCGCCGCCCGGCGGGCCGCCGAGGACGCGCGCGAGCTCGACCGGCTCCAGCGCCGGCACGCCGAGACCACCCGCCGGGCCGCCCTGCTCGCCGAGGAGGCCCCCGAACGCGAACGCGTCCGCGCCCTGCTCGACCGGGCCCGCCGCGGCGACCTCGTGGCCCCCGCCCTGGAGCTGCGCGGGGCCGCCTGGGCCGCGCACCTGGCCGCCGCCCACGCCGAGGCCGCCGCCCGCGCCGCACTCCCGCCGGCCCTCGCCGAGGCGGGAGCCGAACAGCTCGACACCCTGGAACAGCGGCTGCGCGGCGACCTCGGCGCGCTCGGCGCCGCCCGCCGCGCCGAGCAGCGCAGCGCCGGTATCGGCCGCGAGCGGGCCGACCTGGAGCGGGAGGCCCGGGCCGCCGAGGAGCAGGACCAGGAGTCCGGCGAGTGGCTGGAGCGCTGGGACACCACCCGGGCCGCCCTCGCCGGGCGGGTCGACCGCGCCCAGCAGGCCGCCACCCTGGCCGAGCAGCTCGCGGGCCGCCTCGAACCGGCCCGCATGCAGCTGAACGCGGCCCGGCGGCGCGACGAGCTCGCCGCCGAGGCCGACCGCACCGCCGGCGAACTGCTCTCCGTGCGCGAGGAGTCGGCCGCCGCCCGACAGCGCTGGCTGGAGCTCAAGGAGGCCCGGCTGCGCGGAATCGCGGCCGAGCTCGCCGAAGCGCTGGCCGCGGGGGAGCCCTGCGCCGTCTGCGGGTCCGCCGAACACCCCGCCCCCGCCCGACCCGCCCCCGGTCACGTCGACCGGGCCGCCGAGGACGCCTCCCACGAGGCCTTCGAGCGGGCCGAGGAGGCCCGGGGCGCCGTCGAGCGGCGGCTCGCCGCCCTGGAGGAGGCCCGCGCCGAGGCCGCCGGCGCCGCCGGCGACACCACCACCGCCGCACTCCTCGACCTGACCGCCGATCTCAGCTCCCGGCACGCCGCCGCCCACGCCGACGCCGCCGCCCTGCACTCCGCGCGCGAGCGGCTGGCCCGCGCCGAACGCGAACACGCCACCCGCAGTGCCGACCGGCTCGACGCGGAACGCAGGGCCGCCGCCCGGGCCTCCCGGCGCGAGGCCCTGGAGCGCGAACAGGCCTCCCTGGAGGAGGAGCTCGCGCTCGTCCGGGGCGACGCCCCCACCGTCGCGGCGCGCGCCCGGACCCTGGAGGACCGGGTCCGCATGGTCTCGGCCACGGCGCTCGCGCTGCGCCGGGCCGACACCACCGCGGCCCGGCTCAAGGAGGCCGACGACCAGCTCGCCGACGCCGCCTTCAAAGCCCGGTTCGACACCGTCGAGGCCGCGGCCGACGCGGTGCTCCCCGCCTACGAACGCACCGCGCTGCAACACCGCCTGGACGCCTGGCAGGCGGAGGAGGCCATGCTCGCCGACCGGCTCCGCGAAGCCGGCGCCGCCGAGGCCGCCCGGTTGCCGCCGGCCGCACCGGAGGCCGCCGAGGCCCGCGCGGTGCGGGCCGCGGCGAAGCTCCGTACGGCCGGCTCGGCCTTCGACGCGGCCCGCACGCGCTGCGCCGACCTGGACGCGCTCTCCCGGCAGGCCGAGGCCGAACTGCGCGCCCTGGGACCGCTGCGGGAGGCGTACGAACGGGTGGCCCGGCTGGCCGGGCTCACGGCCGGCACCTCCGCCGACAACGAGCGCAAGATGCGCCTGGAGGCGTACGTCCTGGCCGCGCGCCTGGAACAGGTCGCCGCCGCCGCGACGGTACGGCTGCTGCGGATGTCCGGCGGCCGCTACACCCTGGTCCACTCCGACGCCCGCGCGAGCGGCCGCGGCCGCTCGGGCCTCGGGCTGCACGTGCTGGACTCCTGGACCGGCAGCGAGCGGGACACCGCCACCCTGTCCGGCGGCGAGACCTTCTTCGCCTCGCTCGCACTCGCCCTGGGCCTCGCCGACGTGGTCACGGACGAGGCGGGCGGCATGCGGCTGGACACCCTCTTCATCGACGAGGGCTTCGGCAGCCTCGACGACCAGGCGCTGGACGAGGTGCTCGACGTACTGGACTCGCTGCGCGAACGCGACCGCAGCGTCGGCATCGTCAGCCACGTCGCCGACCTGCGCAGCCGGGTCCAGGCCCAGCTGGAGGTCGTCAAGCAGCGCGGCGGCTCCGTGGTGCGCCACCGCACCGCAGCGCTCACGGACTGA
- a CDS encoding Lrp/AsnC family transcriptional regulator, translated as MTDYSPDATDWRILEVLQRDGRASFTELARSVSMSASAVTERVRRLEEVGVITGYTAVVDAERLGKSILALVRLRYPHGNYKPFHALLDSTPEILEAHHVTGDDCFVLKVAARSMSHLEELTGRISGLGSVTTSVVYSSPLPRRPLSP; from the coding sequence ATGACCGATTATTCCCCGGACGCCACCGACTGGCGCATCCTCGAAGTCCTCCAGCGCGACGGCCGCGCCAGTTTCACCGAGCTCGCCCGCAGCGTCTCCATGTCCGCGAGCGCCGTCACCGAGCGGGTCCGCCGGTTGGAGGAGGTGGGCGTGATCACGGGGTACACGGCGGTGGTCGACGCGGAGAGGCTCGGCAAATCGATCCTGGCACTGGTCCGGCTGCGCTATCCGCACGGCAACTACAAGCCGTTCCACGCCCTTCTCGACTCCACTCCGGAGATCCTGGAGGCCCACCACGTCACCGGCGACGACTGCTTCGTCCTGAAGGTCGCCGCCCGCTCGATGTCCCACCTGGAAGAGCTCACCGGCCGGATCTCGGGGCTCGGCTCGGTGACGACGAGCGTCGTGTACTCCTCGCCACTGCCCCGCCGCCCGCTCAGTCCGTGA
- a CDS encoding gamma carbonic anhydrase family protein produces MTHQAAAQALVAGVGGKSPSLDPTAFTAPTSVVVGDVTLAAGASIWYSAVLRADCGPIALGADSNVQDNCTVHVDPGFPVSIGARVSIGHNAVVHGCTVEDDCLIGMGATVLNGAVIGAGSLVAAQALVPQGLVVPPGSLVAGVPAKVRRPLTEEEREGIKVNAAMYRELAAQHRAAVAPA; encoded by the coding sequence ATGACGCATCAGGCGGCGGCCCAGGCACTCGTGGCGGGCGTGGGCGGCAAGAGCCCGTCCCTCGACCCCACGGCCTTCACGGCGCCCACCTCCGTCGTGGTCGGTGACGTCACCCTGGCCGCGGGCGCGAGCATCTGGTATTCGGCGGTGCTGCGCGCCGACTGCGGACCGATCGCGCTCGGCGCGGACAGCAACGTCCAGGACAACTGCACGGTCCACGTGGACCCCGGCTTCCCGGTGTCCATCGGCGCGCGCGTCTCCATCGGCCACAACGCGGTCGTGCACGGCTGCACGGTCGAGGACGACTGCCTGATCGGGATGGGCGCGACCGTCCTGAACGGCGCGGTGATCGGCGCCGGTTCCCTGGTGGCCGCCCAGGCGCTCGTCCCGCAGGGCCTGGTGGTGCCGCCCGGTTCGCTGGTCGCGGGCGTCCCCGCCAAGGTGCGGCGGCCGCTGACCGAGGAGGAGCGCGAGGGCATCAAGGTCAACGCGGCGATGTACCGGGAGCTGGCCGCGCAGCACCGCGCCGCGGTGGCGCCGGCGTAG
- a CDS encoding YigZ family protein, translated as MKADQYATVAREGVHESEINRSRFLCALAPAATEREAQDFVARIRREHPTASHHCFAYVIGADASVQRASDDGEPGGTAGVPMLQMLMRRDVRYAVAVVTRYYGGVKLGAGGLIRAYGGVVGEALDTLGTVTRRRYRLATVTVDHQRAGKVQNDLRSTGRTVVDLRYGAAVEIEVALPEADLPAFGAWLADSTAGSATLTLGGETYAP; from the coding sequence GTGAAGGCAGACCAGTACGCGACGGTGGCCCGCGAGGGCGTCCACGAGTCGGAGATCAACCGCTCGCGCTTCCTGTGCGCGCTCGCGCCCGCCGCGACCGAGCGGGAGGCGCAGGACTTCGTCGCGCGGATCCGCCGGGAACACCCCACCGCCTCGCACCACTGCTTCGCCTACGTCATCGGCGCCGACGCCTCCGTCCAGCGGGCCAGCGACGACGGGGAGCCCGGAGGCACCGCCGGGGTCCCGATGCTCCAGATGCTGATGCGGCGCGACGTCCGCTACGCCGTCGCCGTCGTCACCCGCTACTACGGCGGCGTGAAGCTCGGCGCCGGCGGCCTGATCCGGGCCTACGGAGGAGTCGTCGGCGAAGCCCTCGACACCCTCGGCACCGTCACCCGCCGCCGCTACCGGCTGGCCACCGTCACCGTCGACCACCAGCGCGCCGGCAAGGTCCAGAACGACCTCCGCTCCACCGGCCGGACCGTCGTCGACCTGCGCTACGGCGCGGCGGTCGAGATCGAGGTCGCCCTCCCCGAGGCCGACCTGCCCGCCTTCGGGGCCTGGCTCGCCGACAGCACGGCGGGCAGCGCCACCCTGACGCTCGGCGGAGAGACGTACGCGCCCTGA
- a CDS encoding DUF885 domain-containing protein, whose product MSEILHNGSATGLPRQVADAYVDDLVALDPITGTYLGVAASSGSLPDLSPAGRAAAAELSRTTLARLDAAERLPGADSDAERRCARLLRERLNAELAVHEADEDLRAVSNIHSPVHSVREVFTLTPAETEEDWSAIAERLRAVPQALAGYRESLQLGLDRGLYGGPRPTATMIGQLASWAGRDDAASSFFDSFAAAGPASLRAELDEAAAGATAALSALHDWMVAVYAPAVEGRPDTVGRERYARWSRYFNGTDLDLDEAYAYGWAEYHRLLAEMKAEAAKILPGAGPWEALRHLDEHGTHIEGVDEVRAWLQGIMDEAIENLDGTHFELAERVRRVESRIAPPGGAAAPYYTSPSEDFSRPGRTWLPTMGQTRFPVYDLVSTWYHEGVPGHHLQLAQWTHVADQLSRYQAGVGLVSANAEGWALYAERLMDELGYLKDAEQRLGYLDCQMMRAARVIVDIGMHLELEIPADSPFHPGETWTVELAQEFFGLHSGRPADFIESELTRYLSMPGQAIGYKLGERAWLLGRENARAARGDSFDLKAWHMAALSQGSLGLDDLVDELSKL is encoded by the coding sequence ATGTCAGAGATCCTCCACAACGGCAGCGCCACTGGTCTGCCCCGCCAGGTGGCCGACGCGTACGTCGACGACCTCGTCGCCCTCGACCCCATCACCGGCACCTATCTCGGTGTCGCCGCGAGTTCCGGCAGCCTCCCGGACCTCTCCCCGGCCGGCCGTGCCGCCGCGGCCGAGCTGTCGCGCACGACCCTCGCCCGCCTGGACGCCGCCGAGCGGCTGCCGGGTGCGGACAGCGACGCCGAGCGCCGCTGCGCCCGCCTGCTGCGCGAGCGGCTGAACGCCGAACTCGCCGTCCACGAGGCCGACGAGGACCTGCGCGCCGTCAGCAACATCCACTCCCCCGTGCACTCGGTCCGCGAGGTCTTCACCCTGACCCCGGCCGAGACCGAGGAGGACTGGTCGGCCATCGCCGAGCGGCTGCGCGCCGTGCCGCAGGCCCTCGCCGGCTACCGCGAGAGCCTGCAGCTGGGCCTGGACCGCGGCCTGTACGGCGGCCCCCGCCCCACGGCGACGATGATCGGCCAGCTCGCCTCCTGGGCCGGCCGGGACGACGCCGCGTCCTCGTTCTTCGATTCCTTCGCCGCCGCCGGCCCCGCGTCACTGCGCGCCGAGCTGGACGAGGCGGCCGCCGGGGCCACCGCGGCCCTGTCCGCGCTCCACGACTGGATGGTCGCGGTGTACGCCCCGGCCGTCGAGGGCCGGCCGGACACCGTGGGCCGCGAGCGGTACGCCCGCTGGTCGCGGTACTTCAACGGCACGGACCTCGACCTGGACGAGGCGTACGCCTACGGCTGGGCGGAGTACCACCGGCTGCTCGCCGAGATGAAGGCCGAAGCGGCCAAGATCCTGCCGGGCGCCGGCCCCTGGGAGGCGCTGCGGCACCTGGACGAGCACGGCACCCACATCGAGGGCGTGGACGAGGTCCGGGCCTGGCTGCAGGGCATCATGGACGAGGCCATCGAGAACCTCGACGGCACCCACTTCGAACTCGCCGAGCGGGTGCGGAGGGTGGAGTCGCGGATCGCCCCGCCCGGCGGCGCCGCCGCCCCGTACTACACGTCCCCCTCGGAGGACTTCTCGCGCCCGGGCCGCACCTGGCTGCCGACGATGGGCCAGACCCGCTTCCCGGTGTACGACCTGGTCTCCACCTGGTACCACGAGGGCGTCCCCGGCCACCACCTGCAGCTCGCGCAGTGGACCCACGTGGCGGACCAGCTCTCCCGCTACCAGGCGGGCGTCGGCCTGGTCAGCGCCAACGCGGAGGGCTGGGCGCTCTACGCAGAGCGGCTGATGGACGAGCTGGGCTACCTCAAGGACGCCGAGCAGCGCCTGGGCTACCTGGACTGCCAGATGATGCGGGCGGCGCGGGTCATCGTGGACATCGGCATGCACCTGGAGCTGGAGATCCCCGCCGACTCCCCCTTCCACCCGGGCGAGACCTGGACCGTGGAGCTGGCGCAGGAGTTCTTCGGCCTGCACAGCGGCCGCCCGGCGGACTTCATCGAGAGCGAGCTGACCCGCTACCTGTCGATGCCGGGACAGGCGATCGGCTACAAGCTCGGCGAGCGCGCCTGGCTGCTCGGCCGGGAGAACGCCCGCGCCGCGCGCGGCGACTCCTTCGACCTGAAGGCCTGGCACATGGCGGCCCTGTCGCAGGGTTCGCTGGGGCTGGACGACCTGGTGGACGAGCTGTCGAAGCTCTGA
- a CDS encoding DedA family protein, whose product MHIQEWLETIPAVSIYLLVGLVIGLESLGIPLPGEIVLVSAALLASQHGAVDPVVLGICATAGAIVGDSIGYAIGRKGGKPLLERLGRRFPKHFGPDHVALAERSFERWGMWAVFFGRFVALLRIFAGPLAGVLHMPYWKFLIANVFGGILWAGGTTAVIYSVGIVAEPWLKRFSWTALALAVLFGLGVTLVLRSRMKKAAAAAGAAGAHPAATAPAAVTD is encoded by the coding sequence GTGCACATCCAGGAATGGCTGGAGACGATTCCGGCGGTCAGCATCTATCTCCTGGTCGGGCTGGTCATCGGCCTGGAGAGCCTCGGCATCCCGCTGCCGGGGGAGATCGTCCTGGTCAGCGCGGCGCTGCTCGCCTCGCAGCACGGCGCGGTCGACCCGGTGGTCCTGGGGATCTGCGCGACGGCCGGGGCGATCGTCGGGGACTCGATCGGCTACGCGATCGGGCGCAAGGGCGGCAAGCCTCTGCTGGAGCGGCTGGGCCGGCGCTTCCCCAAGCACTTCGGACCGGACCACGTGGCCCTGGCCGAGCGCTCCTTCGAGCGGTGGGGCATGTGGGCGGTCTTCTTCGGGCGGTTCGTGGCCCTGCTGCGGATCTTCGCCGGGCCGCTGGCCGGCGTGCTGCACATGCCGTACTGGAAGTTCCTGATCGCGAACGTCTTCGGCGGCATCCTGTGGGCCGGCGGCACCACGGCCGTCATCTACTCGGTCGGCATCGTCGCCGAGCCGTGGCTGAAGCGGTTCTCCTGGACGGCGCTGGCGCTGGCCGTCCTGTTCGGGCTCGGGGTGACGCTGGTGCTGCGCAGCCGGATGAAGAAGGCGGCAGCGGCGGCGGGGGCCGCCGGGGCCCACCCCGCCGCGACGGCCCCGGCGGCCGTCACCGACTGA
- a CDS encoding exonuclease SbcCD subunit D, translating to MKFLHTSDWHLGRAFHRVNLLGAQAAFVDHLVDSVRAHGVDAVLVAGDVYDRAVPPLPAVELYDRALHRLAEIGVPTVMISGNHDSARRLGVGAGLIDRAGIHLRTDPAGCADPVVLADEHGEVALYGLPYLEPALVKDEFRAEKVGHEAVLGAAMDRIRADLAGRPAGTRSVVLAHAFVTGGQASDSERDIAVGGVEAVPASVFDGIDYAALGHLHGCQTINERVRYSGSPLAYSFSEADQRKSMWLVELGARGEIASARRIDTPVPRPLARIRGRLGDLLEDPAHTAHEASWVEAVLTDPVRPDDPMARLLARFPHALTLGFDPEGRPQETGASYAQRLRGRSDQEIAEDFVAHVRGGGPADEAERAVLQGAFDDVRADDTRRETHR from the coding sequence GTGAAGTTCCTGCACACCTCGGACTGGCACCTCGGCCGTGCCTTCCACCGCGTCAACCTGCTCGGAGCCCAGGCGGCCTTCGTCGACCACCTCGTGGACAGCGTCCGCGCGCACGGGGTCGACGCCGTGCTCGTCGCCGGCGACGTCTACGACCGTGCGGTGCCCCCGCTGCCCGCCGTCGAGCTGTACGACCGGGCCCTGCACCGGCTCGCCGAGATCGGCGTGCCCACCGTCATGATCTCCGGCAACCACGACTCCGCCCGCCGCCTCGGTGTCGGCGCGGGCCTCATCGACCGCGCCGGCATCCACCTCAGGACCGACCCGGCCGGGTGCGCCGACCCCGTGGTCCTGGCCGACGAACACGGCGAGGTGGCCCTCTACGGGCTGCCCTACCTGGAACCGGCCCTGGTCAAGGACGAGTTCCGCGCCGAGAAGGTCGGCCACGAGGCGGTCCTGGGCGCGGCCATGGACCGGATCCGGGCCGACCTGGCCGGCCGGCCCGCCGGCACCCGTTCCGTCGTCCTCGCCCACGCGTTCGTCACGGGCGGCCAGGCCAGCGACAGCGAGCGGGACATCGCCGTCGGAGGCGTCGAGGCCGTGCCCGCGTCCGTCTTCGACGGAATCGACTACGCCGCCCTCGGCCACCTCCACGGCTGCCAGACGATCAACGAACGCGTGCGCTACTCCGGTTCCCCGCTCGCCTACTCCTTCTCCGAGGCCGACCAGCGCAAGTCCATGTGGCTCGTCGAGCTCGGCGCCCGCGGGGAGATCGCCTCCGCCCGGCGGATCGACACCCCCGTCCCGCGCCCCCTCGCCCGGATCCGCGGCCGGCTGGGCGACCTGCTGGAGGATCCCGCGCACACCGCGCACGAGGCCTCCTGGGTCGAAGCCGTCCTCACCGACCCGGTCCGCCCCGACGACCCCATGGCCCGGCTCCTGGCCCGCTTCCCGCACGCCCTCACCCTCGGCTTCGACCCCGAGGGCCGCCCGCAGGAGACCGGGGCCTCCTACGCCCAGCGGCTGCGCGGCCGCAGCGACCAGGAGATCGCCGAGGACTTCGTCGCCCACGTGCGCGGCGGCGGCCCGGCCGACGAGGCCGAACGGGCCGTGCTCCAGGGCGCCTTCGACGACGTACGGGCCGACGACACCCGCCGGGAGACCCACCGATGA
- a CDS encoding rhodanese-like domain-containing protein, translating into MTGTRTAARPADARAAKGAATAPDPDAAPVNPVLRIPPAPPAVAAAHFAAALAFHADVSDVAAALADHRERGAEPGFQLVDSRSTAAWDQAHVPGAVHLPTALVPERAGRLLDPAVPVVTYCWGPGCNGGTRSALALAELGYQVKEMLGGIEYWIREGFAVETRRGGRRRTAPDPLTAPTAAADCGC; encoded by the coding sequence ATGACGGGGACGCGCACCGCCGCCCGGCCCGCCGACGCGAGGGCGGCGAAGGGGGCGGCCACCGCTCCGGACCCGGACGCGGCCCCCGTCAACCCCGTGCTGCGGATTCCGCCGGCCCCGCCCGCCGTGGCGGCCGCCCACTTCGCGGCCGCCCTCGCCTTCCACGCGGACGTGTCCGACGTCGCGGCCGCCCTCGCCGACCACCGCGAGCGGGGCGCGGAGCCAGGCTTCCAGCTGGTCGACTCCCGCTCCACCGCGGCCTGGGACCAGGCGCACGTGCCCGGCGCCGTCCACCTGCCGACCGCCCTCGTGCCCGAGCGGGCGGGGCGGCTCCTGGACCCCGCCGTGCCCGTGGTCACGTACTGCTGGGGCCCCGGTTGCAACGGAGGGACCCGCTCGGCCCTCGCCCTGGCCGAACTCGGCTACCAGGTCAAGGAGATGCTCGGCGGCATCGAGTACTGGATCCGGGAGGGCTTCGCGGTGGAGACCCGGCGGGGCGGGCGCCGGCGCACCGCGCCCGACCCGCTGACCGCCCCCACCGCTGCGGCCGACTGCGGCTGCTGA